In one window of Armatimonadota bacterium DNA:
- a CDS encoding VanZ family protein yields MAVIFWLSSESSPVPGGFDVPDKVAHFGAYAILGSLVWWAAAPAGLAPAAALAIVIAGLYGASDEIHQRFVPGRFADLADWFADVAGAVAAAVILTVVARRRRPPSGVSRRRH; encoded by the coding sequence ATGGCGGTCATATTCTGGTTGTCGAGCGAGTCGTCACCGGTTCCGGGCGGCTTCGATGTACCGGACAAGGTCGCACACTTCGGCGCGTACGCGATCCTCGGCAGCCTGGTGTGGTGGGCCGCCGCGCCCGCGGGCCTTGCCCCCGCTGCTGCGCTGGCCATCGTGATCGCCGGGCTTTACGGGGCCTCCGACGAGATCCACCAGCGGTTCGTGCCCGGGCGATTCGCCGATCTGGCGGACTGGTTCGCCGACGTTGCAGGCGCTGTCGCCGCCGCCGTCATTCTCACGGTCGTCGCTCGGCGCCGGCGCCCGCCGTCCGGGGTCAGTCGGCGCCGACACTAG
- a CDS encoding alkaline phosphatase family protein — protein sequence MPAPKRPQKLVLIGLDAPIVETVERYAAEGLIPNIRGLIDGGTLCVNALAPLPTITPPNWTTIVTGAWDGTHGITCFHVHNPGDPLDQLHQAFTTEDCRAEYLWNAAERADKRSIIVNYPTTHPSTLEHGLQVAGHGLSVNEWRFGPTHADPASVASDFIVATEELPGAAIQIALSEAQGWANLPAHKRALEAELVMSKYRKPLHPVEPKTWHLCVLDHGNGFERLIVAPAQDASAALCSLSVGEWSDTLADTFHTEAGPKEAVFRAKLLRLASDGSDLRLYFTPLCDRRFYTHPEDLSGRLRDLDGLPLPGGGFEAYNLGWIDAATYVEVTELQVNWYAACAEKLMRDEPWDLYFMHAHAPDWMYHAIATKADPATNPNPDQRAECEQIIRGTYSALDRMIGRILAAAGDDVLTVIVSDHGAKATGRPLPVAKILQDAGLMVMKDSEGAKIVDWSKTRAVAQRSCYVYVNLKGRDPQGIVEPGEEYEQVREAIIQALLAYRDPESGQRGVTLALRREDARTMGLYGDVVGDVVYAVEPGFGGQHGQQLTTVRFSQGSIQPLLIFHGPGIKRGCRLERNAWLTDVVPTVCHLMQLPMPRDAEGAVLYQALESPDANAEELAAVRRNYEKLQEAYEKGQALTHTYNQ from the coding sequence ATGCCTGCTCCCAAACGCCCGCAGAAGCTCGTTCTCATCGGACTCGACGCCCCTATCGTGGAGACGGTCGAGCGGTATGCCGCCGAGGGGTTGATCCCGAACATAAGAGGACTGATTGACGGCGGAACCCTGTGTGTCAACGCCCTGGCGCCGCTGCCCACGATTACGCCGCCGAACTGGACGACCATCGTCACCGGGGCATGGGACGGAACTCACGGCATTACGTGCTTTCACGTCCACAATCCGGGCGATCCGCTCGACCAGCTGCACCAGGCGTTCACCACCGAGGACTGCCGGGCGGAGTACCTGTGGAACGCAGCCGAGCGCGCGGACAAGCGCAGCATTATTGTCAACTACCCGACGACCCACCCATCAACACTCGAGCACGGCCTACAGGTCGCCGGTCACGGCCTGAGCGTGAATGAATGGCGCTTCGGCCCGACCCATGCCGATCCCGCCAGTGTCGCCTCGGATTTCATCGTCGCGACCGAGGAACTCCCCGGCGCCGCTATCCAGATCGCGTTGAGCGAGGCCCAGGGGTGGGCCAATCTTCCTGCGCACAAACGGGCGCTGGAAGCCGAACTGGTCATGAGCAAGTACCGCAAGCCGCTGCACCCCGTCGAGCCGAAGACATGGCACCTGTGTGTCCTCGACCATGGTAATGGGTTCGAGCGGCTCATCGTGGCGCCGGCGCAAGACGCGTCCGCCGCGCTGTGCTCTCTCTCCGTCGGCGAATGGAGCGATACGCTGGCCGACACATTCCACACCGAAGCCGGCCCCAAAGAAGCCGTGTTCAGGGCGAAGCTGTTGCGCCTGGCCTCCGACGGCAGCGATCTGCGCCTGTACTTCACGCCGCTGTGCGACCGGCGATTCTACACCCATCCCGAAGACCTCAGCGGACGGCTGCGCGATCTCGATGGCCTGCCGCTGCCCGGCGGCGGCTTTGAGGCATACAACCTGGGATGGATTGACGCCGCGACTTACGTCGAGGTCACCGAGCTGCAGGTCAATTGGTACGCCGCCTGCGCCGAGAAGCTCATGCGCGACGAGCCCTGGGACTTGTACTTCATGCACGCGCACGCGCCGGACTGGATGTACCACGCGATCGCGACTAAGGCGGATCCGGCGACCAACCCGAACCCCGACCAGCGCGCCGAGTGCGAGCAGATCATCCGCGGCACTTACAGCGCACTCGATCGCATGATCGGCCGCATCCTCGCCGCGGCGGGCGACGACGTGCTCACCGTCATCGTATCGGACCACGGCGCCAAGGCGACGGGCCGACCGCTGCCGGTGGCGAAGATCCTTCAGGACGCCGGCCTGATGGTCATGAAGGACAGCGAAGGGGCCAAGATCGTGGACTGGTCAAAGACTCGCGCCGTCGCCCAGCGCTCGTGCTATGTCTACGTCAACCTGAAGGGGCGCGATCCGCAGGGCATCGTCGAGCCGGGCGAGGAGTACGAACAGGTGCGCGAGGCAATCATCCAGGCGCTGCTCGCATATCGCGATCCCGAGAGCGGACAGCGAGGCGTCACCCTTGCTCTGCGGCGCGAGGATGCGCGCACGATGGGCTTGTACGGTGACGTCGTCGGCGACGTGGTGTACGCAGTCGAGCCCGGGTTCGGCGGACAGCACGGGCAGCAGCTCACGACTGTCAGGTTCAGCCAGGGCTCGATCCAGCCGCTCCTCATATTCCACGGCCCCGGCATCAAGCGCGGTTGTCGCCTCGAGCGCAATGCGTGGCTCACCGACGTCGTGCCGACGGTGTGCCACCTGATGCAGCTTCCCATGCCGCGCGACGCGGAAGGCGCCGTGCTCTATCAGGCCCTGGAGTCGCCCGACGCCAATGCCGAGGAACTGGCGGCTGTGCGGCGCAACTACGAGAAGCTGCAGGAAGCCTATGAGAAGGGCCAGGCATTAACACATACCTACAACCAGTGA
- a CDS encoding sugar phosphate isomerase/epimerase: MSTPRVGLQLIIYGSRPTEDPTGVISEITQAGYDGIEGPNLFQLGDPQSVKALISQSGLAIAGMHSGFADAASAERTDANIAYLKEMGARYLICSGVAEGEGIERYEKAAPVFNEAGRKCKDAGMVFCYHNHNWEFEEFGGVKGIHRLAELTDPDLVKLCIDVYWVHIGGEQPAEFIARYANRAPYYHFKDGAPGEFKELGQGEVDLKAAVKAALATDPEWIVCEQDRTDKDVMQSITESRAYLRDALGL; this comes from the coding sequence ATGAGCACACCCAGGGTTGGACTTCAGCTCATCATTTACGGCTCGCGCCCCACGGAGGATCCGACGGGCGTTATAAGTGAAATCACGCAGGCGGGCTATGACGGCATCGAGGGCCCGAACCTGTTTCAGCTCGGCGATCCGCAGAGCGTCAAGGCGTTGATCTCGCAGAGCGGCCTCGCCATCGCGGGCATGCACAGCGGCTTCGCGGACGCCGCATCCGCCGAACGCACCGACGCCAACATCGCCTACCTCAAGGAGATGGGCGCGCGCTATCTCATCTGCTCCGGCGTCGCCGAAGGCGAGGGCATCGAGCGCTACGAGAAAGCCGCGCCGGTGTTCAACGAGGCCGGCCGCAAATGCAAGGACGCCGGGATGGTCTTCTGCTATCACAATCACAACTGGGAGTTCGAGGAGTTCGGCGGCGTCAAGGGCATCCACCGCCTGGCCGAGCTGACCGACCCGGATCTCGTCAAGCTCTGCATTGACGTGTACTGGGTACACATCGGCGGCGAGCAGCCCGCCGAGTTCATTGCGCGCTACGCGAACCGCGCGCCGTATTACCACTTCAAGGACGGCGCGCCCGGTGAGTTCAAGGAGCTGGGGCAAGGCGAGGTGGACCTGAAGGCGGCGGTCAAAGCTGCCCTCGCCACCGACCCCGAGTGGATTGTCTGCGAGCAGGACCGCACCGACAAGGATGTCATGCAGTCCATCACCGAGAGCCGCGCATATCTGCGCGATGCACTCGGGTTGTAG
- the ligA gene encoding NAD-dependent DNA ligase LigA, which produces MPAEKDSPAARAQELRREINHHNYRYYVLDQPEISDAGFDRLMRELERIEAAHPELITPDSPTQRVGAAPAEELGTVEHRTPMLSLGNAFGTDELVAFDRRVKRMLDMPEAAPIAYVAELKVDGLAVSLTYEGGVLTIGATRGDGVHGEDITQNLRTINTIPLRLLDAAGAPRLLEVRGEVFLSHEEFKRINDERAASGEALFANPRNAAAGSVRQLDSRITAGRNLDMIAHGLGVAEERSFETHWDRLEFLRACGFKVSPHAQVCDTVDELIVFCDHWGESKHELPYEIDGVVAKVNSAELQERLGYVSRSPRWAVAYKYPPEEATTVVRDIIVSVGRTGAMTPVAIMDPVTVSGSTVSRAVLHNEDEVRRKDVRVGDTVIIHKAGEVIPELVSVVTSKRTGKEKPFHMPKKCPVCGSDAERLPDEAVTRCTGIACPAQLKQRIFFFGSRGAMDIEGMGEVLVDQLVERGLVKDPADIYFLTQEQVASLDRMAEKSASNVIAAIEGSKRRPLNRLLRALGIPHVGGTVADVVAASFAGLEEIRKASVEELSDIEGIGPVIAESIAVFFRQEQTKVLMKKLRKAGVVPEPRAQSPPVTEGPLVGKSVVFTGELSGYTREEAEELVRRLGGRATSSVSKKTDYVVVGENPGSKHDKAQQLGVTILDEDGFRRLVKRS; this is translated from the coding sequence GTGCCCGCCGAGAAGGACAGCCCGGCAGCGCGCGCGCAGGAACTGCGCCGCGAGATCAACCACCATAACTACCGTTACTACGTCCTCGACCAGCCGGAGATCTCCGACGCTGGGTTCGACCGCCTCATGCGCGAACTGGAGCGGATCGAGGCCGCGCATCCCGAGCTGATTACGCCGGACTCCCCGACACAGCGCGTCGGGGCCGCCCCCGCCGAGGAACTCGGCACCGTCGAGCATCGCACGCCCATGCTCAGCCTCGGCAACGCCTTCGGCACCGACGAACTCGTCGCGTTCGACCGCCGCGTCAAGCGCATGCTCGACATGCCCGAGGCGGCGCCTATCGCCTACGTCGCCGAACTGAAGGTGGATGGCCTCGCGGTGAGCCTGACCTACGAGGGCGGCGTCCTCACCATCGGCGCCACGCGCGGCGACGGCGTGCACGGCGAGGACATCACCCAGAACCTGCGCACGATCAACACAATCCCTCTCCGCCTGCTCGACGCAGCGGGCGCGCCGCGGCTGCTCGAAGTGCGCGGCGAGGTCTTCCTGTCCCACGAAGAATTCAAACGCATCAACGATGAGCGCGCGGCGTCGGGCGAGGCGCTGTTCGCCAACCCGCGCAACGCTGCCGCCGGATCGGTGCGGCAGCTCGACAGCCGTATCACCGCAGGCCGCAACCTGGACATGATCGCGCACGGCCTGGGCGTCGCTGAGGAGCGGTCGTTCGAGACGCACTGGGATCGCCTTGAGTTCCTGCGCGCGTGCGGCTTCAAGGTGAGCCCCCATGCCCAGGTGTGCGACACCGTGGATGAGTTGATCGTCTTCTGCGACCACTGGGGCGAGAGCAAGCACGAATTGCCCTACGAGATTGACGGCGTCGTCGCGAAGGTCAACTCGGCTGAGCTTCAGGAACGGCTGGGCTACGTCTCGCGCAGCCCGCGCTGGGCTGTGGCTTACAAGTATCCGCCCGAGGAAGCGACGACCGTCGTGCGCGACATCATCGTCTCCGTCGGCCGCACCGGCGCCATGACGCCGGTGGCGATCATGGATCCCGTCACCGTGAGCGGATCCACCGTCAGCCGCGCGGTCCTTCACAACGAGGACGAGGTACGACGCAAGGACGTGCGCGTCGGCGACACCGTCATCATCCACAAAGCCGGCGAAGTCATCCCGGAACTCGTCTCGGTGGTGACGAGCAAGCGCACGGGCAAAGAGAAGCCGTTCCATATGCCAAAGAAATGCCCGGTGTGCGGCTCTGACGCGGAGCGGCTGCCCGACGAGGCGGTGACGCGCTGCACCGGGATCGCGTGTCCCGCGCAGCTCAAGCAGCGCATCTTTTTCTTCGGCTCGCGCGGCGCCATGGATATCGAGGGGATGGGGGAGGTGCTCGTTGACCAGTTGGTCGAGCGGGGCCTGGTCAAAGATCCCGCCGACATCTACTTCCTGACCCAGGAGCAGGTAGCGTCCCTCGACCGCATGGCTGAGAAGTCCGCGTCCAACGTCATTGCGGCCATCGAGGGCAGCAAGCGGCGCCCGCTCAATCGCCTGCTCCGGGCCCTCGGCATCCCGCACGTCGGCGGCACCGTCGCCGACGTCGTCGCGGCCAGCTTCGCCGGCCTCGAGGAGATCCGGAAGGCATCCGTCGAGGAACTGTCGGACATCGAAGGCATCGGGCCCGTGATCGCGGAGAGCATCGCCGTGTTCTTCCGACAAGAGCAAACCAAGGTCCTGATGAAGAAGTTGCGCAAGGCCGGCGTCGTGCCCGAGCCCCGCGCGCAGTCGCCGCCGGTGACGGAAGGCCCGCTCGTCGGCAAGAGCGTCGTCTTCACCGGCGAGCTGTCCGGTTACACGCGCGAGGAAGCGGAGGAACTAGTGCGGCGCCTGGGCGGCCGCGCCACTTCGAGCGTGAGCAAGAAGACGGACTACGTCGTCGTCGGCGAGAACCCCGGCTCGAAGCACGACAAGGCACAGCAGCTCGGCGTCACCATCCTCGACGAGGACGGCTTCCGCAGGCTGGTCAAGCGGTCCTAG
- a CDS encoding metallophosphoesterase family protein, producing MISRLLKTHLVFVAIALTAALASAAAAQQAGSIAIGPYVQNVSEDSATICWATIDGEATYAPAAGDAQTVRAYNHHSIWLRRLEPGTTYTYDVIGDGTDAGKGSFTTFPDGEHPFMFVAFGDTRSRHDVHRQIVERVIAEKPALVFNTGDLVSDGRDISHWEAFFEVSGHLMRSVPYYPALGNHENDARHYFDFFALPGNERYYSFNRGAVHFVVFDTAGLEIPETNQAVTEEQEKRFEQYLRAYYERQLEWLRDDLAGHADAKYVFAFFHHPLYSVRASRVEGAKEVREMFGSVFKDYNVSAVFTGHDHYYHRAVADGVQFVTTGGGGAPLYDTDAPQPESVKYAKIEHYVRVDVGPDKVAARVVDINGETIDEFEVAPRPAPAEPSGGEE from the coding sequence ATGATTTCCAGACTTCTCAAGACGCACCTCGTATTTGTCGCAATCGCTTTGACTGCCGCGCTTGCGTCAGCCGCCGCCGCGCAGCAGGCAGGCTCTATCGCTATCGGGCCTTACGTCCAGAATGTCTCCGAGGACTCGGCAACAATCTGCTGGGCCACCATTGACGGCGAGGCGACCTACGCGCCGGCCGCGGGCGACGCGCAAACCGTGCGCGCCTACAACCACCATTCGATCTGGCTGCGCCGCCTCGAGCCGGGCACGACCTACACCTACGACGTCATCGGCGACGGCACCGACGCCGGCAAGGGCTCCTTCACCACCTTCCCCGACGGCGAGCATCCCTTCATGTTCGTCGCTTTCGGCGACACGCGCTCCCGCCACGACGTGCACCGCCAGATCGTCGAGCGCGTTATCGCCGAGAAGCCGGCGCTCGTCTTCAACACCGGCGACCTGGTTAGCGACGGGCGCGACATCTCCCACTGGGAGGCCTTCTTCGAAGTGAGCGGACATCTTATGCGCAGTGTCCCGTACTATCCGGCACTCGGCAACCACGAGAACGACGCGCGGCACTACTTCGACTTCTTCGCGCTGCCAGGCAACGAGCGCTACTATTCCTTCAATCGCGGCGCCGTGCATTTCGTCGTGTTCGACACCGCCGGCCTGGAGATCCCCGAAACCAACCAGGCAGTAACGGAGGAACAGGAAAAGCGTTTCGAGCAGTACTTGCGGGCGTACTACGAGAGACAGCTCGAATGGCTTAGGGATGATCTGGCCGGTCACGCTGACGCGAAGTACGTCTTCGCGTTCTTCCACCATCCGCTCTACAGCGTCAGGGCGTCGCGGGTGGAGGGCGCGAAGGAAGTACGCGAGATGTTCGGCAGCGTCTTCAAGGACTACAACGTCTCGGCGGTCTTCACGGGCCACGATCATTACTATCACCGCGCGGTCGCGGACGGCGTTCAGTTCGTCACCACCGGCGGCGGCGGCGCGCCGCTCTACGACACCGACGCCCCGCAGCCGGAAAGCGTGAAGTACGCGAAGATCGAGCACTACGTGCGCGTTGATGTCGGCCCGGACAAGGTCGCCGCGCGCGTCGTTGACATCAACGGCGAGACGATAGACGAGTTCGAGGTCGCGCCGCGCCCGGCTCCTGCCGAACCATCGGGCGGCGAGGAATAG
- a CDS encoding PD40 domain-containing protein, which yields MDERDATPNADSDAPHLRTGQPRQRRRRLLWIVLLTVLGVVTVAFWALVFVGIRALSHSSKEPVIPIAPIEQPGGILRRVVGPDVASEATWTADGLHVVFESYDIDFVREFRRALRGQQSVAQIAVVDVATGEQRLYAMPADVVMFGAILQRPRSREFACCTSRVRLRDLIGGEKLPDIWVFDLARGEFRKKATFRLPDRAAKSGGTDLSLESWAPDGRTLLCSVADENFDTAGYWLVRRSDGRATEVSLPRKPEVAAEPRWSPDSRTLALAWEPGGDSEDDNPARGLWLVEPETGNGHIVRLDPFSVFTWLPNGRVLVCCEQGAGELKETRFGVSPVRDGETEWLPRVVASTAFDIQHAGGRTVVELYFSPGGDEWLFDLYEVTLTDGATRRLTKLDVVDWSLSPTGDRILLDVFESSVDLPAGIYVLDIGPVAAQPSPQRGARASGG from the coding sequence ATGGACGAACGCGACGCAACGCCAAACGCCGATTCCGATGCACCTCATCTTCGCACCGGGCAACCGAGGCAGCGGCGCCGACGGCTGCTGTGGATAGTGCTGCTAACCGTGCTCGGCGTTGTCACCGTGGCCTTCTGGGCTCTTGTTTTCGTCGGCATCCGCGCGCTGTCCCATTCCTCCAAGGAGCCGGTGATCCCCATTGCGCCCATCGAGCAGCCCGGCGGCATCTTGCGCCGCGTGGTCGGCCCGGACGTCGCGTCGGAGGCAACGTGGACCGCGGACGGCCTCCACGTCGTCTTCGAGTCCTACGACATCGACTTCGTCCGCGAGTTTCGCCGAGCGCTCAGAGGCCAGCAGTCGGTCGCACAGATCGCCGTCGTGGATGTCGCGACCGGTGAGCAGCGCCTGTATGCCATGCCCGCCGACGTCGTCATGTTCGGTGCCATCCTTCAGCGTCCGCGCAGCCGCGAGTTCGCTTGCTGCACATCCCGAGTGCGCCTTCGTGACCTGATCGGGGGCGAGAAGCTGCCCGATATCTGGGTCTTCGACCTTGCGCGGGGAGAGTTCCGGAAGAAAGCCACGTTCCGACTGCCCGACCGCGCGGCGAAGTCCGGGGGCACCGATCTGTCCCTGGAGTCCTGGGCTCCTGACGGCAGAACCCTTCTGTGCAGCGTCGCCGATGAGAACTTCGACACGGCCGGCTACTGGCTCGTGCGGCGATCCGACGGGCGCGCTACCGAAGTATCGCTGCCCCGTAAACCGGAGGTGGCGGCGGAGCCGCGCTGGTCCCCGGATTCCCGGACGCTCGCCCTCGCGTGGGAGCCGGGAGGGGATTCCGAGGACGACAACCCGGCCCGCGGCCTGTGGCTCGTCGAGCCGGAGACCGGCAACGGACATATCGTTCGTCTCGATCCGTTCTCGGTCTTCACGTGGCTCCCTAACGGCCGGGTGCTCGTGTGCTGCGAACAAGGCGCGGGCGAGTTGAAGGAGACGAGGTTCGGCGTCTCGCCCGTCCGCGATGGCGAGACCGAATGGCTGCCCCGCGTCGTGGCGAGCACCGCGTTCGATATCCAACACGCCGGAGGCCGCACCGTCGTCGAGTTGTATTTCTCGCCCGGTGGCGACGAGTGGCTCTTCGATCTGTACGAGGTGACCCTGACCGACGGCGCGACGCGACGCCTCACGAAACTGGACGTGGTCGACTGGTCATTGTCGCCCACAGGGGATCGAATCCTGCTGGACGTGTTCGAAAGTTCAGTCGACTTGCCGGCCGGCATCTATGTGCTCGATATCGGACCTGTCGCCGCGCAGCCGTCCCCGCAGAGAGGAGCCCGCGCCTCCGGCGGGTAA
- a CDS encoding WD40 repeat domain-containing protein, with the protein MDDPTDAAQRDNTPRPARQPEADGIPSRRLRIFVTVVLAAYAVCLFVAGFLVVRAIYTPRPIPRADAGPIQQPGGTLRQIAAREVGIDATWSADGTQVVFDFYDDRVWRDVMDMLSGRLPMRKYLAVTETDGESRHAYELARGISPWRALWRPGTSTLAVSVTEWKRDGAEASYDNAIRLFDLPEGRLSGRIYSGDNWLVSWSPDGRLLLCMGGGSGQDRRYWLLRVADRRTVDIALPEKPAYTRLPCWSPDSRSLAFGWLPKERAKGDLNPVHGLWIADADTGQASLQPVDFYRTFAWLPDGRMLLARSRRDDPWRPLTNFGFLGPGADTVEWLPTSVPGICLELEHANGRTVVDLSGPSIKERQWVSDLYELTLPDCAVRRLTDLDLCGTWQLSPRGDRVLIGSIGPREELSRDDRRAKALPRGIWVLDIDPRGKAPGRDDRSAPEAR; encoded by the coding sequence ATGGACGACCCGACGGACGCCGCCCAAAGAGACAACACCCCCCGACCGGCACGCCAGCCGGAGGCGGACGGCATCCCCTCCCGTCGCCTGCGGATCTTTGTCACGGTCGTCCTCGCTGCGTACGCCGTCTGCCTGTTCGTCGCCGGATTCCTGGTCGTGCGCGCGATCTACACGCCTCGGCCGATACCGCGAGCTGACGCCGGACCGATTCAGCAGCCCGGCGGAACGCTGCGACAGATCGCGGCGCGGGAGGTCGGAATTGACGCGACCTGGTCCGCCGACGGCACGCAAGTAGTCTTCGACTTCTACGACGACCGTGTGTGGCGGGACGTCATGGATATGCTCTCGGGTCGCCTGCCCATGCGGAAGTACCTCGCGGTCACGGAAACTGATGGTGAGAGTCGTCATGCGTACGAACTCGCGCGCGGTATCAGCCCGTGGCGCGCCCTGTGGAGGCCGGGAACTTCCACGCTTGCCGTATCGGTGACTGAATGGAAACGCGACGGCGCAGAGGCGTCATACGACAACGCGATAAGGCTGTTTGATCTCCCCGAGGGTCGTCTCTCAGGCCGCATCTACTCCGGCGACAACTGGCTCGTCTCCTGGTCGCCGGACGGCAGGCTGCTGCTGTGCATGGGCGGCGGGTCCGGTCAGGACCGGCGCTACTGGCTGCTGCGGGTGGCCGACCGTCGCACGGTGGACATCGCGCTCCCGGAGAAGCCTGCTTATACGCGACTACCGTGCTGGTCGCCGGACTCGCGCTCCCTCGCTTTCGGCTGGCTCCCGAAGGAGCGAGCGAAGGGCGACCTCAACCCCGTCCATGGCCTATGGATCGCAGACGCCGACACAGGCCAGGCGAGCCTCCAGCCCGTTGATTTCTACAGGACATTCGCCTGGCTTCCGGACGGACGCATGCTCCTGGCGCGCTCGCGCCGCGACGATCCCTGGCGCCCACTCACCAACTTCGGATTCCTGGGTCCGGGCGCGGACACCGTGGAGTGGCTGCCGACAAGCGTACCGGGCATCTGCCTCGAGTTGGAGCACGCAAACGGGCGCACGGTCGTAGACCTCTCCGGGCCTTCGATCAAAGAGCGCCAATGGGTATCGGATCTCTACGAACTCACGCTGCCGGACTGCGCCGTCCGGCGGCTCACTGACCTCGACCTCTGCGGCACGTGGCAGTTGTCGCCGCGCGGCGATCGAGTCCTGATTGGGTCGATCGGCCCACGAGAAGAGTTGTCACGAGACGACAGACGCGCCAAGGCTTTGCCGCGCGGCATCTGGGTGCTCGACATCGACCCGCGCGGCAAAGCGCCGGGACGCGATGACCGCAGCGCGCCCGAAGCGAGGTAG